One genomic region from Rosa rugosa chromosome 1, drRosRugo1.1, whole genome shotgun sequence encodes:
- the LOC133727366 gene encoding uncharacterized protein LOC133727366, translating to MACLHTMYNSEHKGQYCNGGSGSGGAPMSPRISFSNDFADAQHVIKHERSSREAPVSSDFEFSVTNYSMMSADELFSKGRLLPYKGSNKSQMQRGTTTLRDELLVEDQEDDVSFHRPPKGSSTRWKGLLGRKRTAHIGSKKAERGSDGSSMEGRRSGLVHESSSSQEVLNEGGSSWRGFEIGI from the exons CAGTACTGTAATGGTGGTAGTGGTAGTGGTGGTGCTCCAATGAGCCCTAGAATTTCATTCTCTAATGACTTTGCTGATGCGCAACATGTGATTAAGCATGAGAGGAGCTCAAGGGAGGCACCAGTGTCTTCAGATTTTGAGTTCTCAGTGACCAACTACTCCATGATGAGTGCTGATGAGCTTTTCTCTAAGGGGAGGTTGCTGCCTTACAAGGGAAGCAACAAGAGCCAGATGCAGAGGGGTACTACCACTCTTAGAGACGAGCTTCTTGTGGAGGATCAGGAGGACGACGTGTCGTTTCATAGGCCGCCGAAGGGGTCATCGACGAGGTGGAAGGGGCTTCTGGGGCGGAAGAGGACTGCCCACATTGGGTCCAAGAAAGCTGAGAGAGGTAGTGATGGCTCTTCTATGGAAGGAAGAAGGTCTGGCCTTGTGCATGAGAGTTCTTCTTCACAG GAGGTGTTGAATGAAGGAGGGTCAAGTTGGAGGGGGTTTGAGATTGGAATATAA